A portion of the Pseudarthrobacter defluvii genome contains these proteins:
- a CDS encoding 3-hydroxyacyl-CoA dehydrogenase family protein gives MTFTLPANIAGRPITVLGGGTLGRRIALMLSLQGAEVRIFDTNVAVAQAAVNYIAAERPAAVEEFGGVPAGRITAGDNLPSALSDAWLVIEAVPEKLELKQKIFADLDRLAAPDTVLASNSSSFASSEFIGGVGTPERVLNMHFYMPPAVRSVELMSSGRTEPAILDLLMGELPKYALAPHLVRKESTGFIFNRVWAAIKRESLLVVAEGVADPEDVDALFLDVFKSNTGPFRFMDQVGLDVVLDIENHYCQLAGMENKSAPLLQGYIDKGWLGVKSGRGFYSDYA, from the coding sequence ATGACCTTCACCCTTCCTGCCAACATCGCGGGCCGGCCCATCACCGTACTCGGTGGCGGCACCCTGGGCCGGCGCATCGCCCTCATGCTCTCGCTCCAGGGCGCCGAGGTGCGCATCTTCGACACCAACGTTGCGGTGGCCCAGGCCGCCGTCAACTACATCGCAGCGGAGCGCCCTGCAGCCGTGGAGGAATTCGGTGGTGTTCCCGCAGGGCGGATTACCGCGGGTGACAACCTCCCGTCAGCCCTCAGTGACGCCTGGCTCGTAATTGAGGCGGTGCCGGAAAAGCTTGAGCTCAAGCAGAAGATCTTCGCCGACCTCGACCGCCTGGCCGCCCCCGACACTGTCCTGGCCAGCAACTCCTCGTCCTTCGCCTCGTCCGAATTCATCGGTGGGGTAGGCACGCCGGAACGGGTGCTGAACATGCACTTCTACATGCCGCCGGCCGTGCGCTCGGTGGAACTGATGTCCAGCGGCCGCACCGAGCCGGCGATCCTGGACCTGCTGATGGGGGAGCTGCCCAAGTACGCACTGGCCCCACACCTGGTGCGCAAGGAAAGCACGGGCTTCATCTTCAACCGGGTCTGGGCCGCGATCAAGCGTGAATCCCTGCTGGTAGTGGCCGAGGGTGTTGCCGATCCCGAAGACGTGGACGCACTGTTCCTTGATGTCTTCAAGTCCAACACCGGGCCGTTCCGCTTCATGGACCAGGTGGGCTTGGACGTGGTCCTCGACATCGAGAACCACTACTGCCAGCTGGCAGGAATGGAGAACAAGTCGGCCCCGCTGCTGCAGGGCTACATCGACAAGGGCTGGCTGGGCGTCAAGAGCGGCCGCGGGTTCTACAGCGACTACGCCTAA
- a CDS encoding LacI family DNA-binding transcriptional regulator, protein MARTTERSQRGGHNGVSIEDVAAAAGVSTATVSRAVRGLPRVSPATREKILEVAGNLGYVASSSASGLATGRTRTIGVLAPFVSRWFFSKAIEGADRELHARNYNLSLFNLGGHGSNRERLFSKTMVYKQIDALLVLCMALSHDELDHLQKIDIPLIVVGGHVEECSYIGIDDYAAASTAVRHLIDLGHKKIALLHGDDETDLNFDVPRVRILAFKDVMAAAGLPTRPEWDEWGDFTVRSGQEALRRLWSREGEKPTAIFCASDEMAMGVIFEANHLGIRVPEDLSVVGIDNHDFAEPMGLTTVGQRPDEQAELATKMLLDELDGQAGAVRSAVATHELIVRRTTAPPQNP, encoded by the coding sequence GTGGCACGGACAACGGAAAGGTCCCAGCGGGGCGGCCATAACGGCGTCAGCATCGAGGACGTGGCGGCGGCCGCCGGAGTCTCCACAGCCACGGTGTCCCGCGCAGTCCGCGGGTTGCCCAGGGTTTCGCCGGCCACCCGCGAGAAGATTCTTGAGGTGGCCGGGAACCTGGGCTACGTTGCATCCTCATCGGCTTCCGGCCTGGCGACCGGGCGGACCAGGACCATCGGAGTGTTGGCCCCGTTCGTGAGCCGTTGGTTCTTCTCGAAAGCCATTGAGGGTGCAGACCGCGAACTGCATGCCCGCAATTACAACCTGTCCCTTTTCAACCTCGGCGGCCACGGCAGCAACCGGGAGCGGCTTTTCAGCAAGACCATGGTCTACAAGCAGATCGACGCTCTCCTGGTCCTGTGTATGGCGCTCAGCCATGACGAACTGGACCATCTCCAGAAAATCGACATCCCCCTCATCGTCGTCGGCGGCCACGTCGAGGAGTGCTCGTACATCGGCATCGACGACTACGCAGCCGCGTCAACGGCGGTGCGGCACCTGATCGACCTCGGCCACAAGAAGATCGCCCTGCTTCACGGCGACGACGAGACCGACCTTAACTTCGACGTTCCCCGGGTTCGCATCCTGGCGTTCAAGGACGTCATGGCGGCAGCCGGTCTGCCCACCCGCCCGGAATGGGACGAATGGGGCGACTTCACCGTACGCAGCGGCCAGGAAGCCCTGCGCCGGCTCTGGTCGCGGGAGGGGGAGAAGCCGACCGCCATTTTTTGCGCTTCTGACGAGATGGCCATGGGCGTAATCTTCGAAGCCAACCACCTTGGCATCAGGGTTCCGGAGGACCTCTCCGTGGTGGGCATCGATAACCACGACTTTGCTGAACCCATGGGCCTCACCACGGTGGGGCAGCGGCCGGACGAGCAGGCCGAACTGGCCACCAAGATGCTTCTTGACGAACTTGATGGGCAGGCAGGAGCTGTGCGCTCCGCCGTCGCGACGCATGAACTGATTGTCCGGCGCACCACGGCGCCGCCGCAGAACCCCTAG
- a CDS encoding DedA family protein produces MWTIMTGAASPTEGLTGIVGFAARAIDALGEWGVGAFTLAETVLPPIPSEVILPLAGYLAKQGSLNLLLVFGTSTLGAYLGALLLYWLGAKLGLDRSIQWLSKLPLVDREDFEHAAGWFRRHGRSSIFFGRLLPGVRSLISLPAGAAAMPVGTFSLFTLAGSGLWNGALIGLGYLLGTQYRLIEEYSHYLNYAVYAALAVAVVLLIVRRTKRAKTRR; encoded by the coding sequence ATGTGGACAATCATGACCGGTGCAGCCAGCCCCACCGAGGGGCTCACCGGAATCGTGGGCTTTGCGGCGAGGGCTATTGATGCCCTGGGGGAGTGGGGCGTTGGCGCCTTCACGCTCGCCGAAACGGTGCTGCCTCCCATTCCCAGCGAGGTGATACTCCCGCTGGCGGGCTACCTCGCCAAACAGGGCTCCCTGAACCTCCTCCTCGTCTTTGGCACCAGCACCCTTGGCGCGTACCTCGGGGCATTGTTGCTCTACTGGCTGGGGGCCAAACTGGGCCTTGACCGGTCCATCCAGTGGTTGTCCAAGCTGCCGCTGGTGGACCGGGAAGACTTTGAGCACGCGGCAGGCTGGTTCCGGCGCCACGGCAGGTCCTCCATATTCTTTGGCCGTCTGCTGCCCGGGGTGCGCAGCCTGATTTCCCTGCCGGCCGGAGCGGCTGCCATGCCCGTGGGAACCTTCAGCCTCTTCACCCTCGCCGGCAGCGGCCTCTGGAACGGCGCCCTCATTGGCCTGGGCTACCTGTTGGGCACTCAGTACCGGCTCATTGAGGAGTACTCGCACTACCTGAACTACGCGGTCTACGCCGCGCTGGCTGTTGCTGTGGTCCTGCTCATCGTCCGGCGGACCAAACGCGCCAAGACCAGGCGCTGA
- a CDS encoding cold-shock protein yields MATGTVKWFNAEKGFGFIAPDDGSADVFAHYSAIATSGYRSLDENQKVEFDVTQGPKGPQAENIRPL; encoded by the coding sequence ATGGCAACAGGCACAGTTAAATGGTTCAACGCCGAAAAGGGTTTTGGCTTCATTGCCCCCGATGACGGGTCCGCTGACGTTTTCGCCCACTACTCGGCAATCGCCACCAGCGGTTACCGCTCCCTGGACGAGAACCAGAAGGTCGAATTCGATGTGACCCAGGGCCCCAAGGGTCCGCAGGCTGAGAACATTCGCCCGCTCTAA
- a CDS encoding MFS transporter translates to MKNNGAAFWLHAALLTVFIGASSAPSPLYEFYARQWGLGSAAVTVVFAVYAVAVLLTLLVVGSLANHLGTRPVLLGAVVLQVGAMMTFAFAPGPEMLLAARALQGVATGGAMAAAGAALLAFEGTVRRGRGSLVNSAASPVGLSIGALGSASLVRFLPEPTKTVYFFLAALLLVLGAALLWLPSAGQKTPGWFRSLVPEARIPSSARKTMAATMPVAAATWALAGFYLSLGPSLAHSITKDNSVLVGGLALFALFVPGALAILVVRRWSDRNTLLTGVVSLIAGISLTVLAVQVGSAPLYFAGTMVAGVGFGSGYFGAMRMTLPLCSPHERVGMLSSIYLICYLGFSVPAVAAGLLVAVAGMKSTTLLYGAALVLAAIPALLVTARGTRTNRITPPVEPTAAS, encoded by the coding sequence GTGAAAAACAATGGGGCAGCGTTCTGGCTGCACGCGGCGCTTTTGACAGTCTTTATTGGCGCCTCGTCGGCGCCGTCTCCGCTGTATGAGTTCTACGCCAGGCAATGGGGTCTCGGATCCGCGGCCGTCACGGTCGTCTTCGCCGTGTATGCGGTGGCAGTGCTGCTGACCCTGCTGGTGGTGGGATCGCTGGCAAACCATCTGGGAACCAGGCCGGTGCTGCTGGGCGCCGTGGTGCTCCAGGTCGGAGCCATGATGACTTTTGCATTCGCGCCGGGCCCGGAAATGCTCCTCGCTGCGCGGGCCCTGCAGGGAGTTGCCACCGGAGGGGCCATGGCGGCCGCCGGAGCTGCGCTGCTGGCCTTCGAAGGCACCGTGCGGCGCGGCCGCGGCTCCCTGGTCAACAGCGCCGCTTCCCCCGTCGGGCTCTCCATTGGTGCCTTGGGCTCGGCCTCGCTGGTGCGCTTCCTGCCCGAACCGACCAAAACGGTGTACTTCTTCCTCGCGGCCCTCCTCCTTGTCCTCGGAGCTGCGCTGCTGTGGCTGCCCAGCGCCGGGCAGAAGACGCCCGGCTGGTTCCGCTCCCTGGTCCCCGAGGCGAGGATCCCCAGTTCTGCCCGTAAGACGATGGCCGCAACCATGCCGGTGGCAGCCGCAACCTGGGCGCTTGCCGGCTTCTATCTCTCGCTCGGACCGTCGCTCGCGCACTCGATTACGAAAGACAACTCGGTGCTGGTGGGAGGGTTGGCCCTGTTTGCCCTCTTCGTTCCGGGGGCGCTGGCAATCCTTGTCGTCCGCCGCTGGTCCGACCGCAACACGCTCCTGACCGGTGTAGTCTCCCTGATCGCCGGGATCTCCCTGACGGTCCTTGCCGTCCAGGTGGGCTCGGCGCCGCTGTACTTCGCCGGCACGATGGTGGCCGGAGTCGGTTTTGGCAGCGGCTACTTCGGCGCGATGCGGATGACGCTGCCGCTGTGCAGCCCGCATGAGCGCGTGGGGATGCTCTCCAGCATCTACCTGATCTGCTACCTCGGCTTCAGTGTGCCCGCCGTGGCGGCAGGGCTGCTGGTGGCCGTTGCCGGGATGAAGAGCACGACGTTGCTCTACGGCGCCGCCCTGGTGCTGGCGGCCATTCCTGCCCTGCTGGTCACCGCCAGGGGCACACGCACCAACCGCATCACCCCGCCTGTTGAACCAACAGCGGCATCCTGA
- a CDS encoding exodeoxyribonuclease III: MKIATWNVNSLRARADRVEAWLQRSDCDVLAIQETKCKDDNFPWELFERMGYEVAHFGVNQWNGVAIASRVGLEDVERTFLDQPSFGKAGKDPVQEARAMAATCAGVRIWSLYVPNGRSLDDEHMPYKLKWLESLKTHAQALVTDNPQAQVALMGDWNIAPFDEDVWDIDLFINNRSTHVSPPEREAFHAFETAGYTDVVRPYTPGPGVYTYWDYTQLRFPKKEGMRIDFVLASPALAARVTGASIDREERKGKGASDHAPVLVELAD, from the coding sequence GTGAAGATAGCTACCTGGAATGTGAACTCGCTCCGTGCCCGCGCCGACCGCGTGGAAGCGTGGCTGCAGCGCAGCGACTGCGATGTCCTGGCCATCCAGGAGACCAAGTGCAAGGACGACAACTTCCCCTGGGAACTCTTTGAGCGGATGGGTTACGAGGTGGCCCACTTCGGGGTGAACCAATGGAACGGCGTGGCCATCGCCTCCCGGGTGGGGCTGGAGGACGTCGAGCGGACGTTCCTGGACCAGCCCTCGTTCGGCAAGGCCGGGAAGGACCCCGTCCAGGAGGCGCGCGCCATGGCTGCCACCTGCGCAGGCGTCCGGATCTGGAGCCTGTACGTCCCCAACGGCCGCTCCCTCGACGATGAGCACATGCCGTACAAGCTGAAATGGCTGGAAAGCCTCAAGACGCACGCCCAGGCCCTGGTCACGGACAACCCCCAGGCGCAGGTGGCACTGATGGGCGACTGGAACATCGCCCCCTTCGACGAGGACGTCTGGGACATTGACCTGTTCATCAACAACCGGTCCACGCACGTCAGCCCGCCGGAGCGGGAGGCATTCCACGCGTTCGAAACCGCCGGCTACACGGACGTAGTACGCCCGTACACCCCCGGCCCCGGCGTCTACACCTACTGGGACTACACCCAGCTGCGGTTCCCGAAGAAGGAAGGCATGCGGATCGACTTCGTCCTGGCCTCCCCCGCCCTGGCCGCGCGCGTCACCGGCGCCTCCATTGACCGCGAGGAACGCAAGGGCAAGGGCGCTTCCGACCACGCGCCCGTGCTGGTGGAACTGGCGGACTGA
- a CDS encoding enoyl-CoA hydratase/isomerase family protein, with protein MTAAKGNMTDSTTGGGGADVLFERRGRLGVATLNRPRAVNALTAGMVDLLLSQLTTWSGDDGVAAVLVQGAGERGLCAGGDIVAIYQDMLHGGSATAGFWQTEYRLNSLISRYPKPYVALMDGLVLGGGVGVSAHGNVRVVTERTRMGMPETTIGFAPDVGGTFLLSHAPGETGTHAALTGAHLGAGDALFLGLADHYVPSSELPRLAAALETESPEDAVARYAEQAPASVLAGQREWIDACYDSDDAGEIVARLRSWTGPGQDDASAAADTIEAKSPTSVKVTLASLRRASNLTLDEALAQEYRAGLRFLQGPDFREGIRAQVVDKDRNPQWKPATLAEVLPQDVDRFFQPLDSGELDLQVKEGDRAWHI; from the coding sequence ATGACCGCAGCCAAGGGGAACATGACGGACAGCACGACAGGCGGCGGAGGTGCGGATGTACTATTTGAGCGCCGCGGCAGGCTGGGGGTGGCCACCCTCAACCGCCCCCGCGCGGTCAACGCGCTCACGGCGGGCATGGTGGACCTGCTGTTGAGCCAGCTCACCACCTGGTCAGGGGACGACGGCGTGGCCGCCGTCCTGGTGCAGGGCGCCGGGGAACGGGGACTGTGCGCGGGCGGAGACATCGTGGCCATTTACCAGGACATGCTGCACGGCGGAAGTGCGACGGCGGGTTTTTGGCAAACCGAGTACCGCCTGAATTCCCTGATTTCCCGGTACCCCAAGCCGTACGTTGCGCTGATGGACGGACTGGTCCTTGGCGGCGGGGTTGGCGTTTCGGCGCACGGGAACGTCCGCGTGGTCACCGAGCGGACCAGGATGGGGATGCCGGAAACCACCATCGGGTTTGCGCCCGACGTCGGCGGGACCTTCCTGCTCTCGCACGCGCCGGGCGAAACGGGAACCCACGCCGCCCTTACGGGCGCACACCTGGGCGCCGGGGATGCCTTGTTCCTGGGCCTTGCAGACCACTATGTTCCGTCATCCGAGCTGCCCCGCCTGGCGGCGGCGCTGGAAACCGAAAGCCCGGAAGACGCCGTCGCCCGTTACGCTGAGCAGGCCCCCGCCTCGGTGCTGGCAGGGCAGCGGGAGTGGATTGATGCCTGCTATGACTCCGACGACGCGGGGGAAATTGTCGCCCGCCTCCGCTCCTGGACCGGGCCAGGCCAGGACGATGCGTCGGCGGCTGCAGACACCATCGAAGCCAAATCGCCGACGTCCGTGAAAGTTACCCTGGCGTCCCTGCGCCGCGCTTCAAACCTGACCTTGGATGAAGCGCTGGCCCAGGAGTACCGGGCAGGACTGCGATTCCTGCAGGGGCCGGATTTCCGCGAGGGAATCCGCGCGCAGGTGGTGGACAAGGACAGGAACCCGCAGTGGAAGCCGGCAACCCTTGCCGAGGTGCTTCCCCAGGATGTGGACCGGTTTTTCCAGCCGCTGGATAGCGGGGAACTGGACCTGCAGGTGAAGGAGGGCGACCGTGCCTGGCACATTTAG
- a CDS encoding TetR/AcrR family transcriptional regulator, with protein MRSLLDENDGDRSALSVPQVAERAGVNSSTIYRRWGDLSRLLAAVASNRMLPEQVEDTGSLRGDMEAWFIPYVEEFSSPLGRQVLRDMLADGAVTREYFQSMQGHVDEIRRLAGLRGESAPETSQIVDTVVAPVIYRILFNHESAADLMVQDRISRLLGDGPEHPAQP; from the coding sequence GTGCGCTCTCTACTCGACGAGAACGACGGCGACCGCTCGGCTTTGTCGGTCCCGCAGGTTGCAGAGCGTGCCGGCGTCAACTCCTCCACCATCTACCGAAGGTGGGGTGACCTTTCGCGGCTCCTCGCCGCCGTCGCCTCCAACCGGATGCTGCCCGAGCAGGTGGAGGATACCGGCTCACTCAGGGGCGACATGGAAGCCTGGTTCATCCCCTACGTAGAAGAGTTCTCCTCGCCGCTGGGGCGCCAGGTGCTGAGGGACATGCTCGCGGACGGGGCAGTAACGCGGGAGTACTTCCAATCGATGCAGGGCCATGTCGACGAAATCCGAAGACTTGCCGGACTTCGCGGCGAGAGTGCGCCGGAGACGTCGCAAATTGTGGATACCGTGGTTGCTCCCGTGATCTACCGCATCCTCTTCAACCATGAATCTGCGGCGGATCTGATGGTCCAGGACCGGATTAGCCGGCTGCTGGGCGATGGACCGGAACACCCCGCGCAGCCATAG
- a CDS encoding enoyl-CoA hydratase, translated as MTEYANILVEQQGRVGLVTLNRPSALNALNKATMEELVAAVTAMDSDPGVGAVVITGSGKAFAAGADIKEMADQGYMDMYLADWFRGWEDFARLRIPTIAAVSGFALGGGCELAMMCHLIIAGDNAKFGQPEINLGVLPGMGGSQRLTRAVGKAKAMDMILTGRFIDADEAERCGLVSRVVPAADVVSEALAAAGVIAGKSKPAAMAAVEAVNAAFETGLAHGVQFERRLFHSLFATEDQKEGMAAFTEKRQPEFKHR; from the coding sequence ATGACGGAGTACGCCAACATCCTGGTGGAACAGCAGGGCAGGGTGGGGCTGGTGACGCTCAACAGGCCCTCCGCGTTGAACGCCCTGAACAAGGCCACCATGGAAGAGCTGGTGGCAGCCGTCACCGCCATGGATTCCGATCCCGGCGTGGGGGCGGTGGTGATCACGGGCTCGGGCAAGGCGTTCGCGGCAGGAGCCGACATCAAGGAGATGGCGGACCAGGGCTATATGGACATGTACCTGGCGGACTGGTTCCGGGGCTGGGAGGACTTCGCCCGGCTGCGGATCCCCACAATCGCTGCTGTGTCCGGCTTTGCCTTGGGCGGCGGCTGCGAACTGGCCATGATGTGCCACCTCATCATTGCCGGCGACAACGCGAAATTCGGCCAGCCGGAAATCAACCTCGGCGTCCTCCCCGGCATGGGCGGGTCCCAGCGCCTCACCCGGGCCGTGGGCAAGGCGAAGGCGATGGACATGATCCTCACCGGCAGGTTCATCGATGCGGACGAAGCGGAGCGGTGCGGTCTGGTGTCGAGGGTGGTTCCGGCAGCGGACGTGGTGTCCGAGGCGCTCGCGGCGGCCGGGGTGATAGCCGGCAAATCCAAGCCTGCGGCGATGGCCGCGGTGGAAGCGGTCAACGCGGCCTTCGAAACCGGCCTGGCCCACGGGGTCCAGTTCGAACGGCGGCTCTTCCATTCCCTGTTCGCCACCGAGGACCAAAAGGAAGGCATGGCAGCCTTCACTGAGAAGCGCCAGCCGGAGTTCAAGCACCGGTGA
- a CDS encoding MerR family transcriptional regulator, producing MEETAARGGRDWSIQEVARIAGTTSRTLRHYDDIGLLKPSRVGSNGYRYYDGAALLQLQRILLLRELGLGLPAIAEVFHRQAGPVAALTRHLKWLDQEQQRLARQAESVRQTIETVKAGGQLMAEDMFEGFDHTQYKDEVEERWGKDAYATSDAWWRGMAAAEKQEWKSKAEKLSRDWSTAAAAGAAPDGQEAQDLARRHVAWLQSIPGTPAAGDKDLRGYVLGLAHMYVMDPRFAVNYGGMEGAGFVREALRSFADESL from the coding sequence ATGGAAGAAACGGCGGCTCGCGGGGGACGGGATTGGTCCATCCAGGAGGTGGCCAGGATCGCAGGCACCACCAGCCGCACCCTGAGGCACTACGACGACATCGGCCTGCTGAAGCCCAGCCGGGTGGGCAGCAACGGTTACCGCTATTACGACGGCGCCGCCCTCCTCCAGCTGCAGCGCATCCTTTTGCTGCGGGAGCTGGGCCTGGGGCTGCCGGCCATTGCGGAGGTCTTCCACCGGCAGGCCGGTCCCGTTGCGGCGCTCACCCGGCATCTCAAGTGGCTGGACCAGGAGCAGCAGCGGCTGGCCCGGCAGGCGGAGTCCGTGCGGCAAACCATCGAAACAGTGAAGGCAGGAGGCCAACTGATGGCAGAGGACATGTTTGAAGGCTTCGACCACACGCAGTACAAGGATGAGGTCGAGGAGCGTTGGGGCAAGGACGCTTATGCCACATCCGATGCCTGGTGGCGCGGCATGGCTGCGGCGGAGAAGCAGGAGTGGAAGTCGAAGGCGGAAAAGCTCAGCAGGGACTGGAGCACGGCAGCGGCCGCCGGAGCCGCGCCGGACGGGCAGGAGGCCCAGGACCTGGCACGGCGGCACGTGGCCTGGCTGCAGTCCATTCCCGGAACCCCCGCCGCCGGCGATAAAGACCTTCGCGGATACGTCCTCGGCCTGGCGCACATGTACGTCATGGACCCCCGGTTCGCTGTGAATTACGGCGGGATGGAGGGCGCGGGTTTCGTCCGGGAAGCACTGCGCAGCTTCGCCGACGAGTCCCTGTAG
- the mmsB gene encoding 3-hydroxyisobutyrate dehydrogenase, whose protein sequence is MGGPMAVNLVRAGYRVTGFDVVPAAREAAKAHGIPVAGSAIDALAGADLVLTMFPSGRHVLDAYQGSDGDPGLLATARPGTMFLDCSTINVEEARAAARLTIEAGHRSVDAPVSGGVVGAEAGTLTFMAGGDDADFEAVRPLLEVMGKRVVHCGSHGAGQAAKICNNLILGVSMIAVSEAFVLGEKLGLTHQALFDVASAASGQCWALTTNCPVPGPVPTSPANRDYQPGFASALMAKDLNLAVNALNGTGVAGEMGALAAHIYDRFAAEGGAGRDFSAIITEIRRASGKPARDEAAGELAPGEAPRRHSTRAHDDGSPE, encoded by the coding sequence ATGGGCGGCCCCATGGCCGTCAACCTGGTCCGCGCAGGCTATCGGGTGACGGGTTTCGACGTCGTTCCGGCAGCACGTGAAGCGGCAAAGGCGCACGGCATTCCCGTGGCGGGTTCTGCCATTGACGCCCTGGCCGGCGCGGACCTGGTGCTGACCATGTTCCCCAGCGGCCGCCACGTCCTGGACGCCTACCAGGGCTCCGATGGTGATCCCGGCCTGCTGGCAACAGCCCGTCCGGGAACCATGTTCCTGGACTGCTCCACGATCAACGTCGAAGAGGCCCGCGCAGCTGCCCGCCTAACCATCGAGGCAGGCCACCGGTCCGTTGACGCCCCCGTTTCCGGCGGCGTGGTGGGTGCCGAAGCCGGCACCCTGACCTTCATGGCCGGCGGAGACGACGCGGACTTTGAGGCCGTGCGGCCGCTCCTGGAGGTCATGGGCAAGCGGGTGGTGCACTGCGGCAGCCACGGCGCCGGCCAGGCTGCCAAGATCTGCAACAACCTGATCCTGGGCGTTTCCATGATTGCGGTGAGCGAGGCCTTCGTCCTGGGCGAAAAGCTGGGCCTGACCCATCAGGCGCTGTTCGACGTCGCCTCCGCCGCGTCCGGCCAGTGCTGGGCGCTGACCACCAACTGCCCGGTGCCGGGGCCGGTTCCCACCAGCCCTGCCAACCGGGACTACCAGCCGGGCTTTGCCTCAGCGCTGATGGCAAAGGACCTGAACCTCGCGGTCAACGCCCTCAACGGCACGGGGGTGGCGGGGGAGATGGGAGCGCTCGCCGCCCATATCTACGATAGGTTTGCCGCGGAGGGCGGCGCGGGCCGTGACTTCTCCGCCATCATCACGGAGATCCGCCGGGCATCCGGCAAGCCTGCCCGGGACGAGGCAGCCGGGGAGCTTGCCCCCGGGGAGGCACCACGCAGGCACAGTACAAGAGCACACGACGACGGGAGCCCCGAATGA